Proteins encoded in a region of the Plodia interpunctella isolate USDA-ARS_2022_Savannah chromosome 27, ilPloInte3.2, whole genome shotgun sequence genome:
- the Hmgcr gene encoding 3-hydroxy-3-methylglutaryl-coenzyme A reductase isoform X1 has protein sequence MIKMFGDTILLSVLVTIKLAVKQLGYFIRSLNRRYKLHSKIVMKVWGAHGEFCARHQWEVIVATLALLACAASVERHGAGARPERCAGWAQACPGLEAEYQAADAVLMTFVRCAALLYAYYQVSNLQKIASKYLLIVAGVFSTFASFVFTSALAGVFFTELASIKDAPFLFLLVADVARGARMAKAGWSAGQDQGKRVGRALALLGPSATLDTLLAVLLVGVGALSGVPRLEHMCSFACLALLVDYVVFVTFYPACLSLVADFAAGRKDISSDSPFCEADLKPNPVVQRVKMIMAAGLLCVHLTSRWPWSADSGIVEGPIDTAPSSNENVLLNSYVKWFSVSADYFVIATLLCALIIKFVFFEEQRNWIIDMNDMTVKEVLKNDSEDTKSGRKPLFSVGDDTNSEVSTQTEDSVFHEEEWPVLSPSSSAAKINAKKRPLAECLEIYRSEEKAASLSDEEVVMLVEQSHIPLHKLETVLGDPLRGVRLRRKVVSSRFQTEEAINNLPYLNYEYNKVLNACCENVIGYVGIPVGYAGPLVVDGKAYMIPMATTEGALVASTNRGAKAIGPKGVTSVVEDVGMTRAPAVRLPNVVRAHECRQWIDNKQNYDQIKEAFDSTSRFARLQEVHIGVDGAILYVRFRATTGDAMGMNMVSKGAENALKLIKNYFPDMEVISLSGNYCSDKKAAAINWVKGRGKRVVCETTISAENLKKIFKTDAKTLARCNKIKNLSGSALAGSIGGNNAHAANMVTAVFIATGQDPAQNVTSSSCSTNMELCGENKEDLYVTCTMPCLEVGTIGGGTVLPAQSACLEILGVKGAGEIPAENSARLASLICATVLAGELSLMAALVNSDLVKSHMRHNRSAVNMQQSITYERNALFLEVPTL, from the exons atgataaagatGTTCGGTGACACAATTTTGCTTAGTGTTTTGGTGACAATAAAGCTGGCTGTCAAACAGTTGGGATATTTTATCCGTTCCCTTAATCGCAG atacaAGTTGCATTCAAAAATCGTGATGAAGGTGTGGGGCGCGCACGGAGAATTCTGTGCGCGGCACCAATGGGAGGTGATAGTGGCAACACTGGCGCTGCTGGCGTGCGCGGCCAGCGTCGAGCGGCACGGCGCAGGCGCACGGCCGGAGCGCTGCGCCGGCTGGGCGCAGGCCTGCCCTG gGCTCGAAGCGGAGTACCAAGCGGCAGACGCGGTTCTCATGACATTTGTGAGATGCGCCGCCCTACTCTACGCTTACTATCAAGTCTCGAATCTGCAGAAGATCGCGTCAAAATACCTCCTCATCGTAGCAGGTGTCTTTTCCACCTTCGCCAGCTTCGTCTTCACTTCAGCATTGGCTGGGGTGTTTTTCACTGAACTGGCCAGCATTAAGGATGCTCCGTTTCTGTTTTTGTTGGTAGCTGATGTGGCCAGAGGCGCACGGATGGCTAAAGCTGGTTGGTCAGCGGGGCAAGACCAAGGCAAGAGGGTTGGAAGGGCTCTAGCATTGTTAGGGCCGTCGGCAACCCTGGACACTTTGTTAGCAGTACTTTTAGTTGGAGTTGGCGCGCTGTCTGGTGTGCCTAGATTGGAGCATATGTGTAGCTTCGCGTGTCTCGCTTTGCTGGTGGATTACGTGGTTTTTGTGACGTTCTATCCAGCTTGTTTGTCGCTTGTGGCAGATTTCGCTGCAGGCAGAAAGGATATTAGCTCTGACAGTCCGTTTTGCGAAGCGGATCTAAAACCCAACCCTGTTGTTCAAAGGGTGAAGATGATAATGGCTGCTGGGCTGTTATGTGTGCACTTAACCAGCAGATGGCCCTGGAGTGCCGACAGTGGAATCGTCGAAGGACCGATAGACACAGCGCCATCGTCAAACGAAAACGTATTATTGAACTCGTATGTCAAATGGTTTTCAGTTAGCGctgattattttgttattgcgACTTTATTGTGCGCTTTGATCATTAAATTCGTGTTCTTTGAAGAGCAGAGGAACTGGATTATAGATATGAATGATATGACAGTTAAGGAAGTGTTGAAAAATGACAGCGAAGACACTAAATCTGGACGTAAACCACTGTTCTCTGTCGGAGACGATACGAATTCAGAAGTCTCAACGCAAACTGAAGACTCGGTTTTCCACGAGGAAGAGTGGCCAGTGTTGTCGCCAAGTTCTTCCGCGGCAAAGATTAACGCAAAAAAACGTCCATTGGCCGAATGTCTGGAAATATACCGATCAGAAGAGAAAGCGGCATCATTAAGTGACGAAGAAGTGGTCATGCTAGTGGAACAGTCCCATATACCTTTGCATAAACTCGAAACAGTTCTCGGGGATCCATTGAGAGGCGTCAGATTGCGCAGGAAAGTAGTGTCATCTAGGTTCCAAACCGAGGAAGCCATCAACAACCTCCCTTACTTAAACTACGAATATAATAAAGTCTTGAACGCTTGCTGCGAGAATGTAATAGGTTATGTTGGTATACCAGTTGGTTACGCTGGTCCGTTAGTAGTAGATGGTAAGGCGTATATGATTCCAATGGCGACGACTGAAGGGGCATTAGTTGCGTCAACAAATAGAGGTGCAAAAGCTATAGGTCCGAAAGGAGTGACAAGCGTAGTCGAAGATGTCGGTATGACACGAGCACCGGCTGTGAGGCTTCCTAATGTAGTAAGAGCCCATGAATGCCGTCAATGGATTGACAACAAACAGAATTATGATCAAATAAAAGAAGCTTTCGATTCTACGTCGCGTTTCGCGAGACTTCAAGAAGTTCATATAGGAGTAGACGGAGCTATTTTATATGTTAGATTCCGAGCGACAACAGGAGACGCTATGGGCATGAATATGGTGTCGAAAGGAGCTGAAAACGCCTTGAAACTAATCAAAAACTACTTCCCTGATATGGAGGTGATCAGTCTTTCTGGAAACTATTGTTCAGATAAAAAAGCAGCTGCAATAAATTGGGTTAAAGGTCGAGGGAAGCGGGTAGTTTGCGAGACGACAATTTCAGctgaaaatctaaaaaaaatcttcaaaactgaCGCTAAAACTTTGGCGCGTTGTAACAAAATCAAGAATTTGTCCGGATCAGCGTTGGCCGGGTCTATTGGGGGTAACAACGCGCACGCAGCCAACATGGTAACAGCAGTTTTCATCGCAACAGGACAAGATCCAGCGCAGAATGTCACTAGCAGCAGTTGTTCTACAAATATGGAATTGTGCGGCGAAAACAAGGAAGATTTATACGTGACTTGTACTATGCCGTGTTTAGAAGTTGGCACGATAGGTGGCGGTACAGTGTTGCCAGCACAATCGGCGTGTTTGGAGATTCTAGGAGTGAAAGGTGCTGGGGAAATACCAGCAGAAAATTCTGCAAGACTTGCTTCTTTGATATGCGCTACAGTTTTAGCCGGAGAGCTAAGTTTAATGGCTGCATTAGTCAATTCTGATCTTGTTAAATCACACATGCGTCATAACAGATCAGCTGTTAATATGCAACAGTCAATCACGTATGAAAGGAATGCGTTATTTCTGGAAGTGCCCACTTTATAA
- the Hmgcr gene encoding 3-hydroxy-3-methylglutaryl-coenzyme A reductase isoform X2 yields the protein MKVWGAHGEFCARHQWEVIVATLALLACAASVERHGAGARPERCAGWAQACPGLEAEYQAADAVLMTFVRCAALLYAYYQVSNLQKIASKYLLIVAGVFSTFASFVFTSALAGVFFTELASIKDAPFLFLLVADVARGARMAKAGWSAGQDQGKRVGRALALLGPSATLDTLLAVLLVGVGALSGVPRLEHMCSFACLALLVDYVVFVTFYPACLSLVADFAAGRKDISSDSPFCEADLKPNPVVQRVKMIMAAGLLCVHLTSRWPWSADSGIVEGPIDTAPSSNENVLLNSYVKWFSVSADYFVIATLLCALIIKFVFFEEQRNWIIDMNDMTVKEVLKNDSEDTKSGRKPLFSVGDDTNSEVSTQTEDSVFHEEEWPVLSPSSSAAKINAKKRPLAECLEIYRSEEKAASLSDEEVVMLVEQSHIPLHKLETVLGDPLRGVRLRRKVVSSRFQTEEAINNLPYLNYEYNKVLNACCENVIGYVGIPVGYAGPLVVDGKAYMIPMATTEGALVASTNRGAKAIGPKGVTSVVEDVGMTRAPAVRLPNVVRAHECRQWIDNKQNYDQIKEAFDSTSRFARLQEVHIGVDGAILYVRFRATTGDAMGMNMVSKGAENALKLIKNYFPDMEVISLSGNYCSDKKAAAINWVKGRGKRVVCETTISAENLKKIFKTDAKTLARCNKIKNLSGSALAGSIGGNNAHAANMVTAVFIATGQDPAQNVTSSSCSTNMELCGENKEDLYVTCTMPCLEVGTIGGGTVLPAQSACLEILGVKGAGEIPAENSARLASLICATVLAGELSLMAALVNSDLVKSHMRHNRSAVNMQQSITYERNALFLEVPTL from the exons ATGAAGGTGTGGGGCGCGCACGGAGAATTCTGTGCGCGGCACCAATGGGAGGTGATAGTGGCAACACTGGCGCTGCTGGCGTGCGCGGCCAGCGTCGAGCGGCACGGCGCAGGCGCACGGCCGGAGCGCTGCGCCGGCTGGGCGCAGGCCTGCCCTG gGCTCGAAGCGGAGTACCAAGCGGCAGACGCGGTTCTCATGACATTTGTGAGATGCGCCGCCCTACTCTACGCTTACTATCAAGTCTCGAATCTGCAGAAGATCGCGTCAAAATACCTCCTCATCGTAGCAGGTGTCTTTTCCACCTTCGCCAGCTTCGTCTTCACTTCAGCATTGGCTGGGGTGTTTTTCACTGAACTGGCCAGCATTAAGGATGCTCCGTTTCTGTTTTTGTTGGTAGCTGATGTGGCCAGAGGCGCACGGATGGCTAAAGCTGGTTGGTCAGCGGGGCAAGACCAAGGCAAGAGGGTTGGAAGGGCTCTAGCATTGTTAGGGCCGTCGGCAACCCTGGACACTTTGTTAGCAGTACTTTTAGTTGGAGTTGGCGCGCTGTCTGGTGTGCCTAGATTGGAGCATATGTGTAGCTTCGCGTGTCTCGCTTTGCTGGTGGATTACGTGGTTTTTGTGACGTTCTATCCAGCTTGTTTGTCGCTTGTGGCAGATTTCGCTGCAGGCAGAAAGGATATTAGCTCTGACAGTCCGTTTTGCGAAGCGGATCTAAAACCCAACCCTGTTGTTCAAAGGGTGAAGATGATAATGGCTGCTGGGCTGTTATGTGTGCACTTAACCAGCAGATGGCCCTGGAGTGCCGACAGTGGAATCGTCGAAGGACCGATAGACACAGCGCCATCGTCAAACGAAAACGTATTATTGAACTCGTATGTCAAATGGTTTTCAGTTAGCGctgattattttgttattgcgACTTTATTGTGCGCTTTGATCATTAAATTCGTGTTCTTTGAAGAGCAGAGGAACTGGATTATAGATATGAATGATATGACAGTTAAGGAAGTGTTGAAAAATGACAGCGAAGACACTAAATCTGGACGTAAACCACTGTTCTCTGTCGGAGACGATACGAATTCAGAAGTCTCAACGCAAACTGAAGACTCGGTTTTCCACGAGGAAGAGTGGCCAGTGTTGTCGCCAAGTTCTTCCGCGGCAAAGATTAACGCAAAAAAACGTCCATTGGCCGAATGTCTGGAAATATACCGATCAGAAGAGAAAGCGGCATCATTAAGTGACGAAGAAGTGGTCATGCTAGTGGAACAGTCCCATATACCTTTGCATAAACTCGAAACAGTTCTCGGGGATCCATTGAGAGGCGTCAGATTGCGCAGGAAAGTAGTGTCATCTAGGTTCCAAACCGAGGAAGCCATCAACAACCTCCCTTACTTAAACTACGAATATAATAAAGTCTTGAACGCTTGCTGCGAGAATGTAATAGGTTATGTTGGTATACCAGTTGGTTACGCTGGTCCGTTAGTAGTAGATGGTAAGGCGTATATGATTCCAATGGCGACGACTGAAGGGGCATTAGTTGCGTCAACAAATAGAGGTGCAAAAGCTATAGGTCCGAAAGGAGTGACAAGCGTAGTCGAAGATGTCGGTATGACACGAGCACCGGCTGTGAGGCTTCCTAATGTAGTAAGAGCCCATGAATGCCGTCAATGGATTGACAACAAACAGAATTATGATCAAATAAAAGAAGCTTTCGATTCTACGTCGCGTTTCGCGAGACTTCAAGAAGTTCATATAGGAGTAGACGGAGCTATTTTATATGTTAGATTCCGAGCGACAACAGGAGACGCTATGGGCATGAATATGGTGTCGAAAGGAGCTGAAAACGCCTTGAAACTAATCAAAAACTACTTCCCTGATATGGAGGTGATCAGTCTTTCTGGAAACTATTGTTCAGATAAAAAAGCAGCTGCAATAAATTGGGTTAAAGGTCGAGGGAAGCGGGTAGTTTGCGAGACGACAATTTCAGctgaaaatctaaaaaaaatcttcaaaactgaCGCTAAAACTTTGGCGCGTTGTAACAAAATCAAGAATTTGTCCGGATCAGCGTTGGCCGGGTCTATTGGGGGTAACAACGCGCACGCAGCCAACATGGTAACAGCAGTTTTCATCGCAACAGGACAAGATCCAGCGCAGAATGTCACTAGCAGCAGTTGTTCTACAAATATGGAATTGTGCGGCGAAAACAAGGAAGATTTATACGTGACTTGTACTATGCCGTGTTTAGAAGTTGGCACGATAGGTGGCGGTACAGTGTTGCCAGCACAATCGGCGTGTTTGGAGATTCTAGGAGTGAAAGGTGCTGGGGAAATACCAGCAGAAAATTCTGCAAGACTTGCTTCTTTGATATGCGCTACAGTTTTAGCCGGAGAGCTAAGTTTAATGGCTGCATTAGTCAATTCTGATCTTGTTAAATCACACATGCGTCATAACAGATCAGCTGTTAATATGCAACAGTCAATCACGTATGAAAGGAATGCGTTATTTCTGGAAGTGCCCACTTTATAA